From the Vibrio metoecus genome, one window contains:
- a CDS encoding VOC family protein, whose product MHQQLCETGLTPQQLLGKLDRFISKIEQLLALLGLDLRSHQLDHIALRINDQELAQTAHQAWLAYGQEISCAQINGRPIIVILFNEPLQSSHWRIECLELPYPALGKTYPEQSWEHVEFVVPSQAQSAQAFCEELKTNYPSLAEKWDGFADEGIKVKLSSPQGEGERLANPTVAFQWQGVCIKLHPHPLQKIVESEAEMVR is encoded by the coding sequence ATGCATCAACAACTTTGTGAGACAGGGCTTACCCCACAACAACTGCTTGGAAAACTCGATCGTTTTATCTCGAAAATAGAGCAGTTACTTGCTCTTTTGGGCTTAGATTTACGTTCTCATCAGCTAGATCATATTGCATTGCGAATTAATGATCAGGAACTGGCACAAACAGCCCATCAGGCATGGTTGGCTTATGGCCAGGAGATCTCTTGTGCGCAGATTAATGGTCGCCCGATCATCGTGATTCTTTTTAACGAGCCACTGCAATCAAGCCATTGGCGGATTGAATGCTTAGAACTGCCTTATCCTGCTCTCGGCAAAACTTACCCTGAGCAGAGTTGGGAGCATGTAGAGTTTGTCGTTCCTTCACAAGCACAGAGTGCCCAAGCATTTTGTGAGGAGTTGAAAACGAATTATCCCTCACTAGCGGAAAAATGGGATGGGTTTGCTGATGAGGGAATCAAGGTTAAGTTGTCGAGCCCGCAAGGAGAGGGGGAGCGTTTAGCGAACCCAACGGTGGCGTTTCAATGGCAGGGGGTGTGTATCAAACTGCACCCCCACCCGCTGCAAAAGATTGTTGAGTCAGAAGCTGAAATGGTGCGTTAA
- a CDS encoding insulinase family protein, protein MHISPNDTNQYRYLTLNNGLRTLLIQSPEAPKCAAALAVNVGHFDDPNERQGLAHYLEHMLFLGTEKYPKVGEFQTFISQHGGSNNAWTGTEHTCFFFDVVPNAFAKALDRFSQFFIAPLFNAEALDKERQAVDSEYKLKIKDESRRLYQVQKETINPQHPFSKFSVGNQQTLSDRENSSIRDEIIEFYQSHYSAELMTLTLIGPQSFEELEQWAHTYFAAIPSPTRDISPLPPFVCDEHTGILIRVEPLKEIRKLIMAFPMPSTESYYQKKPLSYFAHLIGYEGEGSLLQALKDKGWITTLSAGGGVSGSNYREFAVSCVLTPEGLEHVDDIIQSLFQTLNLIATQGLQEWRYQEKRAVLESAFRFQETQRPLDMVSHLVVNMQHYAPEDTAYGDYMMMGYDEPLLRHILSYLTPENLRATLIAKGDGFDRTAQWYFTPYSVQPFSTKQLNQFRQSVDLPLALPEPNPFICYELDPSDIKDASNLPQVLQDLPGFTLWHQQDTEFRVPKGVIYVAIDSPHAVANCRNIVMTRLCVEMFLDALAKETYQAEIAGMGYNLYAHQGGVTLTLSGFSQKLPQLMEVILRKFAQRDFQPKRFDTIKQQMIRNWRNAAHDKPISQLFNAMTGLLQPNNPPYADLLAEIDDVHVEELAAFVEAILSQLHVEMFVYGDWSAHAAQQMAEVLKDALRVQGQTYEESLRPLIMLGKNGTFQREVDCQQDDSAIVVYYQCEEVSPRSIALYSLANHLMSATFFHEIRTKQQLGYMVGTGNMPLNRHPGLILYVQSPSAPPSELIRSIDEFLNALYMVLLELNEYEWHSSKRGLWNQISAPDPTLRIRAQRLWVAIGNKDLTFDQREKVLEELKNLSRADMIRFVVNELKPRTAHRLIMHTQGKAHQDALALQLGQEIGSVQEFQLRAKAYDVG, encoded by the coding sequence GTGCATATCAGCCCCAATGATACCAATCAGTACCGCTATCTCACGCTGAACAATGGCTTACGGACTCTCTTGATCCAAAGTCCTGAAGCCCCCAAATGCGCCGCGGCTTTAGCAGTCAACGTGGGACACTTTGACGATCCGAATGAACGCCAAGGCTTAGCTCATTACCTTGAGCACATGCTTTTTTTGGGTACAGAAAAATACCCGAAAGTCGGCGAATTTCAAACTTTTATCAGTCAGCATGGGGGCTCAAATAATGCTTGGACTGGTACCGAGCACACCTGTTTTTTCTTCGATGTTGTTCCCAATGCCTTTGCTAAAGCCCTCGACCGATTCAGCCAATTTTTCATTGCGCCGCTTTTTAATGCTGAAGCTCTAGATAAAGAACGCCAAGCTGTCGACTCCGAATACAAACTCAAAATTAAAGATGAGTCACGCCGCCTCTATCAGGTACAGAAAGAAACGATTAACCCCCAACATCCTTTCAGCAAATTCTCGGTAGGCAATCAGCAAACGCTAAGTGATCGCGAAAACAGCTCCATTCGTGATGAAATTATTGAGTTCTACCAATCTCACTACTCTGCAGAGTTAATGACATTGACGCTCATTGGTCCGCAGAGTTTTGAAGAACTGGAACAGTGGGCACACACTTACTTCGCAGCCATTCCTAGCCCGACACGAGACATCTCACCTTTGCCACCTTTTGTTTGCGATGAGCACACCGGAATTCTGATCCGAGTTGAGCCACTCAAAGAAATTCGCAAACTGATCATGGCCTTTCCGATGCCAAGTACCGAAAGCTACTATCAGAAAAAGCCGCTTTCCTACTTTGCGCATTTAATTGGTTATGAAGGTGAAGGCAGCTTGCTGCAAGCACTGAAAGATAAAGGCTGGATCACTACTCTCTCTGCCGGTGGTGGGGTCAGTGGCAGTAACTACCGCGAGTTTGCGGTCAGCTGCGTGCTCACGCCTGAAGGGCTAGAGCATGTCGATGACATCATTCAAAGCCTTTTTCAAACCTTGAATTTAATTGCAACTCAAGGATTGCAGGAATGGCGTTATCAAGAAAAACGCGCCGTACTGGAATCCGCTTTCCGTTTTCAAGAAACTCAGCGCCCACTGGATATGGTCAGCCACTTAGTGGTCAATATGCAGCATTACGCCCCCGAAGATACGGCGTATGGGGACTACATGATGATGGGGTATGACGAACCACTCCTGCGGCATATTCTCAGCTATCTTACCCCAGAAAATCTGCGTGCAACCTTGATTGCCAAAGGTGATGGTTTTGATAGAACAGCACAATGGTACTTTACCCCTTACTCAGTGCAACCCTTCAGTACGAAGCAGCTGAACCAGTTCCGCCAATCGGTAGATTTACCACTGGCACTACCGGAACCAAACCCATTTATCTGTTATGAACTTGACCCTTCCGATATCAAAGACGCGAGCAATTTACCGCAAGTGTTGCAGGATTTGCCTGGATTTACGCTATGGCATCAACAAGATACTGAGTTTCGAGTTCCCAAAGGCGTCATTTATGTCGCCATCGATAGCCCACACGCTGTAGCCAACTGCCGTAATATCGTCATGACTCGCTTATGCGTTGAAATGTTTTTGGATGCCCTTGCCAAAGAGACTTACCAAGCGGAAATCGCAGGAATGGGTTATAACCTCTATGCTCATCAAGGTGGTGTTACCCTCACGCTCTCTGGTTTTAGCCAAAAACTCCCACAGCTGATGGAAGTCATTTTGCGCAAATTTGCTCAACGTGATTTTCAACCTAAACGGTTTGACACCATTAAACAGCAGATGATCCGTAACTGGCGCAATGCAGCCCATGATAAACCCATTTCTCAACTGTTTAATGCGATGACTGGGTTACTGCAACCCAATAACCCGCCGTATGCCGATTTGCTGGCCGAAATTGATGATGTACACGTAGAAGAGCTCGCAGCTTTTGTCGAGGCCATTTTGTCGCAATTGCATGTTGAAATGTTTGTATACGGCGACTGGTCAGCCCATGCGGCTCAACAAATGGCAGAGGTACTCAAGGATGCACTGCGTGTACAAGGGCAAACTTACGAAGAGTCACTTCGCCCTCTCATCATGCTCGGCAAAAATGGGACATTTCAACGCGAAGTTGATTGCCAACAAGATGATTCTGCGATTGTCGTTTACTACCAGTGTGAAGAAGTCAGTCCGCGGAGTATTGCATTGTATTCCCTAGCCAACCATTTGATGTCAGCCACATTTTTCCACGAAATTCGTACCAAACAGCAACTCGGTTATATGGTTGGAACGGGTAATATGCCGTTAAATCGCCATCCTGGGTTGATTCTTTACGTACAATCCCCCTCAGCGCCGCCTAGCGAGTTAATCCGTTCAATCGATGAGTTTTTGAATGCGCTATACATGGTGCTGTTAGAGTTAAACGAATATGAATGGCATAGCAGTAAGCGCGGATTATGGAATCAAATATCCGCTCCCGATCCAACACTGAGAATTCGTGCTCAGCGCTTATGGGTCGCGATTGGTAACAAGGATCTCACGTTCGACCAACGAGAAAAGGTATTGGAGGAGCTAAAAAACCTCAGCCGTGCCGATATGATTCGTTTTGTGGTTAATGAGCTAAAACCACGGACTGCGCATCGTTTGATCATGCACACGCAAGGCAAGGCGCATCAAGATGCGCTCGCCCTACAACTTGGTCAAGAAATCGGCTCAGTGCAAGAATTCCAGTTGCGTGCTAAAGCTTATGATGTTGGTTAA
- the sixA gene encoding phosphohistidine phosphatase SixA produces the protein MKIYIMRHGEAEQFASSDAERALTDRGRHESEAVARACADQRGVSDFDLVLVSPYLRAQQTWELLAEHFSARNVESCDGITPYGQSDRVFDYLSALIEVEQLESLLLVSHLPLVGYLVSEFVDGMIPPMFPTSGVICIEYDPATQMGQPLWNVHP, from the coding sequence ATGAAGATTTATATTATGCGTCATGGAGAAGCTGAGCAGTTTGCTTCCAGTGATGCGGAGAGAGCATTAACCGATCGAGGTCGCCATGAATCAGAAGCGGTGGCTCGGGCATGTGCGGACCAACGAGGTGTTAGCGACTTTGACCTTGTACTGGTTAGCCCTTATTTGCGGGCGCAACAAACATGGGAGTTGCTGGCGGAACATTTTTCTGCCCGAAATGTAGAAAGTTGTGATGGTATCACGCCTTATGGGCAGTCAGATCGGGTGTTTGATTATCTCTCTGCTTTGATCGAGGTTGAACAGCTTGAATCCCTGTTGCTCGTTTCCCACTTACCGCTCGTGGGATATTTAGTCTCGGAATTTGTTGATGGCATGATCCCACCGATGTTCCCTACGTCAGGGGTTATCTGCATTGAGTACGATCCCGCAACCCAAATGGGGCAACCTTTGTGGAATGTTCATCCTTGA
- the flhA gene encoding flagellar biosynthesis protein FlhA, with the protein MKFTLPFADKLPSIPQRSMPAIGAPVMVLAALAMVVLPMPAFLLDLFFTFNIALSLVVLLVTVYTRRPLDFAAFPTVLLIATLLRLALNVASTRVVLLYGHEGPGAAGHVIEAFGNVVIGGNYAVGLVVFLILMIINFMVVTKGAGRISEVSARFTLDALPGKQMAIDADLNAGLIDQEQARVRRFEVTKEADFYGSMDGASKFVKGDAIAGILILFINIIGGLTIGMIQYGLGFKEAIEIYTLLTIGDGLVAQIPSLLLSIGAAIMVTRQNTDEDMGQQVIFQLFDNPKALTITAGILGVMGIVPGMPHFSFLFLALLAGGAAYWMHRKQKTKAQNKNLPAKSDVEAPTQRELSWDDVQPVDVIGLEVGYRLIPLVDKDQGGELLERVKGVRKKLSQDFGFLIPPVHIRDNLELTPNSYRITLMGVAVGEAEIRPDQELAINPGQVYGMIDGERTRDPAFGLDAVWIREEQREHAQALGYTVVDSSTVLATHLSQLLTNNAAQLIGHEEVQNLLEMLSRSAPKLVENFVPDQLSLGVVVKVLQNLLHEAIPIRDIRTIVQTLSEYASKSQEPDILTAAVRISLKRLIVQEINGVEPELPVITLIPELEQILHQTMQASGGESAGIEPGLAERLQMALSHATQEQELKGEPAVLLTSGVLRSTLAKFVKNTIPNLRVLSYQEIPDEKQIRIVQAVGN; encoded by the coding sequence ATGAAGTTTACTCTTCCATTTGCAGACAAATTGCCTTCTATTCCACAGCGTAGCATGCCAGCCATTGGGGCTCCGGTTATGGTGCTGGCGGCATTGGCGATGGTTGTCCTCCCAATGCCGGCATTTCTGCTCGACTTATTCTTCACCTTTAACATTGCGTTATCGCTCGTGGTGTTATTGGTTACTGTGTATACCCGTCGACCATTAGATTTTGCGGCATTTCCAACGGTACTGTTGATCGCGACATTGCTGCGTTTGGCACTGAACGTTGCGTCAACGCGAGTGGTTTTGTTGTATGGTCATGAAGGTCCTGGCGCTGCGGGCCATGTGATTGAAGCCTTTGGTAATGTAGTGATCGGTGGAAACTATGCCGTTGGTTTAGTGGTGTTCCTCATTCTGATGATCATCAACTTTATGGTTGTTACCAAAGGTGCAGGACGTATTTCAGAAGTAAGTGCTCGCTTTACCTTGGATGCCTTGCCAGGTAAGCAAATGGCAATTGACGCAGACTTAAATGCTGGCCTGATTGATCAAGAACAAGCCCGTGTGCGCCGTTTTGAAGTGACCAAAGAAGCGGACTTCTATGGTTCGATGGATGGTGCGTCAAAATTTGTTAAAGGCGATGCGATTGCCGGTATTCTAATTCTCTTTATCAACATCATTGGTGGCCTGACGATTGGGATGATCCAATACGGTTTGGGTTTCAAAGAAGCGATTGAAATCTATACCTTATTGACCATCGGTGATGGCTTAGTAGCTCAGATTCCGTCACTGCTGTTGTCGATTGGCGCGGCCATCATGGTTACGCGTCAAAATACTGATGAGGATATGGGGCAGCAGGTTATCTTCCAGCTGTTTGATAACCCGAAAGCCTTAACCATTACTGCGGGTATTCTTGGTGTGATGGGTATCGTACCGGGAATGCCGCACTTTTCATTCCTATTTTTGGCGCTGTTGGCGGGTGGGGCTGCTTATTGGATGCATCGTAAGCAAAAGACCAAAGCACAGAATAAAAATCTGCCTGCTAAGAGTGATGTAGAAGCGCCAACCCAACGAGAACTGTCATGGGATGATGTACAACCTGTTGATGTGATTGGGTTAGAAGTGGGTTATCGCTTGATTCCGTTGGTGGACAAAGATCAAGGTGGTGAACTCCTTGAACGAGTCAAAGGTGTGCGTAAAAAACTTTCGCAAGATTTTGGCTTTCTAATCCCACCGGTACATATTCGTGACAACTTAGAGCTCACGCCAAACAGTTACCGCATCACCTTGATGGGGGTCGCAGTGGGCGAGGCGGAGATCCGCCCTGACCAAGAGTTGGCGATTAACCCAGGACAAGTATACGGAATGATTGATGGTGAGCGCACCCGTGACCCAGCCTTTGGTTTGGATGCGGTGTGGATCCGTGAAGAACAGCGTGAACACGCACAAGCTTTGGGTTACACCGTTGTTGACTCATCAACGGTATTGGCCACCCATCTTAGCCAACTGCTCACCAATAATGCGGCGCAACTCATCGGCCATGAAGAAGTGCAAAATTTGTTGGAAATGCTTTCGCGGTCAGCGCCCAAATTGGTAGAAAATTTCGTACCGGATCAGCTCTCATTGGGTGTGGTCGTCAAAGTGCTGCAAAACTTGCTGCATGAAGCGATCCCGATTCGTGACATTCGCACCATAGTGCAAACCCTTTCGGAATACGCGAGCAAGAGTCAAGAACCTGACATTCTTACCGCGGCGGTACGTATCTCGCTAAAACGATTGATTGTCCAAGAAATCAATGGGGTAGAGCCAGAATTGCCCGTGATTACACTCATTCCTGAGCTGGAACAAATCTTGCATCAAACCATGCAGGCTTCCGGTGGTGAATCAGCAGGAATTGAGCCAGGATTGGCTGAAAGACTGCAAATGGCATTGAGCCACGCCACACAAGAGCAGGAATTGAAAGGGGAACCAGCAGTATTACTGACATCTGGTGTACTGCGTTCGACACTGGCGAAGTTTGTGAAAAATACCATTCCCAACCTTCGCGTGCTCTCCTATCAGGAGATCCCCGATGAGAAACAAATTCGAATTGTGCAGGCCGTGGGTAATTAA